GTTCCACAGTCCCATTACATCTTTTTGCCTGGAAGGAAATGCCTTCCTAGCTACGCAAATACCaccttttcatttaaatgggTACCTCCTTTCTCCtgcatttaaaatggaaaaggcCGGAACTTTGATTCCAAATTAATTCAGCGAGGCTTAAGCAAAGCATGTGAGCTAATACACTGAGCACACTGGATGAGAAGTGACCTGCTGAGCCAAGCCATCTCCCGCCACTGCAGCCACCGCATCGCATAATCCCTCCTATGAAACAGGCCCCGCTTTGTCTTAGATTTAGTCTCCAACGCAATTTAAGTCTTAAGACTTTGACGGTGCCCTCGCTGACCCCTCCAGAAGGGTACCACAGAACACAACTGCCTTAATTTAATGGTGCTGAGTacgggcagcagggcaggccaCTCAGCACCCATATGCTGGCAGCGTGGGTGGCCGATGCACTCTGACACTTCTGATGACACAGCGAGGACTCTGTCCCCACAGagctctgtggctgtgaggACACCCGCAGGCCTGTCCCATTCCCGCTGCGAGGGGCTCCGAGGGGCTGTGACACGGGGGGGCTGCCAGACCTGGCCGCCCccgccctccctgccctgcttaCCACAGCTGGGCCGGCCGAGGAAGCCGCCGCGAGGGACGCTTATCCCCTGTCCCTGGAAGCAAGGCTCTGCCTTACATTTAACGAGAAGGAGAGCGCCCGCAGCAACTCGCCATGGATGTGAACAGCAAATAAccataaaatgttttacatcAGGTTTCTCGCGACATAATAGGTGATATTTCGGAATAAGCGCTCAGGCCTGCTCCCCTCGGTCACGGCTGTGAACACAACCACCGCGCTGACGGGGACACTCTTTAACTAAACTCTGTCAGAGGTGACTggcggagccccgcggccccgctgctTGTTCAGGGCACTCCCGGTGCCCaggccggcggggccgggcccctcAGCGCCCCTCGGCTCCCTCAGCgccccctcagggccccccaGCCCAGCGGCGCCGCTGCCCCTCAGCGCGGGCCGGGCCCCGTCAGGCCTCTCAGCCTACCCTGCCACACGCCTGCCCGCCCCTCTCCGCCCCTCCCGCGGACCAATGAGAGGGCAGGAAGCGGAGACAGGCAGCGGCTCTGACCAATGCGGAGGCGGCGTgggcgcggcgggcggcagcAGGGTAGGGTGCGTGGGAAGGCTCTGGAAGGCCGGGCGGGGGAGGGGCAGGGCGGGCCGGGCCGTACCTGAAGAAGAGCGTGCGGTACATCTGGTGCGCCTCGTAGTAGTCGCCCTTCTCGACGCTGGCGCGCAGCTTGCCCTCCACACGCTGCACGCCGCCGCGGTTCCTGCCGCCGCCTTTCGCGGCTTCCTGCTCCGCCGCCATAATCGCCGCCGCCATCGACGCGGAGGAGgcgggggggtgaggggaagggagggcgCATGCGCGCGCACGCCCGGAGCGGCGTCGCGCCTCGGTTGCCCGGCTTCCGCCCACTGCGACGGCGGCCGGCGAGGGTCAAAAGGCGCGCCTGCGCGGAGCGGCGCCAGagggcggggcgaggcggggctGGCTCTGGGCTCCAAGGGgcggggaagggcaggggaagggggggctggggcaggaaaGGCAGGGGGCATAGGGAAAGTGAGGTACTGCGGGATAGGCTGCCCTCAAATGCCTGCTTTTTGGGCATTTTTAGAGTTTCTTTCAGCTGCCAGAACCTCCCCGCTCCAGCCTTGTCCGCCAGAAATGCTGTAGTGACTCACTACACATTCACCCTAGCGTGCCCGTGCTGCCTAACGTGTACACATCCCTCCTGCAGTTCCTGTAATTATAAGGCTAAAGCCATCAGGGTATCCCACTGCCCCTCACAGGGAAGGGCAAAAGGTCTCTCAGCCTCGTGGCTCATTCAGCCTTGTTCAGGCTTATCTGTTCTCGTTAGCTACTTCAATGGGtcatggaaaatacagaaaaagaatctttatttcttatttcaaatattacatgcactttcaaaaattaaaactctttatttaaacatttcaatAGCATCTTGTCAGTTTTGGAGGCAGCAAAGTAACAGACGATTTGAAAAGcatttacaaaaatacattGCACAAAGTCCtatcttgcttttttaaaaataagttagtGTTATTCAAAATATTCCCACCCTAGCTACCTAATTTCAATTTATACAGGataattctaattttaaatatgtaacaTAGAATATGAAAACACCTGTACATATGTAATCTAACTCCTCTGCATAGGCCATAGGTTCTGTCTCTAGCTcgagtgaaaaaaaaaaagttcttcacccagagaCTTTAAACATTCGAGGACTGTTGTGCAATATACATAGCTCTATTCAGAAAACCAGTCAGCAGTTCAGTGTTAACAGTTCACAGGTAACTATAAAATGCGTTGTAAGAGCACGATAAAAATTCTGCACACAAGTGCAGTTTAGGagtcttttctgaaaaggaTCTTCAAAAGTAGCAATCCCAAAGGAGGCCGGCCCTAAAGCAGTCTCAACACCTTCTACATAGAAATGGCCTGAGACTGAGACACCACTCATCTTCTTCAGTTTCAGGGGAGGATCTCAAGAACACCCATATATCCCATAGATTCCAATACAGCAGTACTGAGCAGCACTGAGCATAACTCTGTCTTGTACAGGTTAAATAACAAGCTCTACTTCAGTAGTATTTTCCACATCCTGCATTATCACAGCACAACATTTACTGACTATAAAATAAACCAGATTAAGGAATTGTTACAAAGGTATTTTTTCACAAATTAAGATTTTCCTTCTCTAGGGTTAGTTCCAAATCAGCCTTGATGGATGTGCTGCTCGTACAAGAGCTGATAAGCCTCCTAAATTGCTTAGTAAACAGTATACAGCAGTTAAACTAACCAAGTTGCCATGGTAAAAACCCTTAAAGTAGCTTTAAGAAGTTATCCCTGACTTTTAGAACAATTCATGGCCACAAGTTGCAGTAAAGCATTCTCAGTCGCTGGTGTTTAAACTAGTTTTGGTTGCGTTAACTTTCCCTGATAGTAATATTTGTTAAGCAGTCAAGATTTATTGAATAAGCCCTTTTGGATCCCGTAGAAGGACAAAAAAGGTCAACTGAAGGACACCTTTAGCCGCAGTCGGTGTTCAAAGTGTACTACGTTATTTGTCTTACAGTGCCAAGCTAACAAATATGCAGTTGAgtcctgaattaaaaaaaaagatcctagTTGCAGAAAAGTgtggtttttattctttttaaaaaccctATACATTCATTCGTAATAAAATAGGTATATCACCTGTTTGCTAACTGCGCTTTAAGAACCAGAGTAGTTTGCATGCATTATTTCTCTCAGCATGGACACAAAAATATGAAGCTAACTGGCTATTACAAGCTGAGCATGAGagcaaataaattttattttatacagttcTGCTGACAGTCTTCTGCCTTTATCAGAGGATTGGTAATTCCGTAGTATATATCTTGCATCCTCGTCCTTTAAAGATTCCAGTGTTCTAGGCTTTCCGGTATATACAAATTGAGAACAAAATGTACAATAAAGCAACCCAAGCTGTAGTGTAGATTATTCGGCAGGTTTCCCATGCACTCTGAACCGATAAAGACATGTATATTCGGCATGTCCCCAGTTAGAGAGAATTCTCAGTTCCACTATTTGGAATACATTGTTACTTTTCTcctagagaaggaaaaagcaaacacacaaaacagagTTAGGTTTCTAGGATGAACAAGTACAACTGAAGCTGCTTCCTGCAACTAACAGcttttattaattaaattatgCCTTGGGAACTTTAtaccacttaaaaaaaaccaaacaaatctTTCCTTGCCTTGCAACTACTTGTTTATTAATGGAGTCAGAAGTGTGAAGTAAGTTTACCATCTCTTTGTAAGTTTATCATCTTCACAACATTTGTGTCCAGATGGCACAaacttttcctcccttctcatCTACTCAGACCACATATTGATGTAGACAAGCAGATACTTTCTACCTCTGTTTTTACAGTGCACAGAGAATGGGGCCCTTTTCTTCACTGGTCATTGGGTACTACCTTGCCTGACAAATTAAATCCCATCACCCAGGCTCACCATCACTGGAAACATCTGCAGTGGCTCTCCTTCTTGATCGTAGACATACTGTCCTAGAAGTACACCTTCTTCCTGATATTCATCATCTAAACCCTGTAGCAATAAgacaaagattttgttttaatttcaattttaaaggaagcaaaagCTAAAAGCCTATCTACATTACTGATTATCAACAAGCTGCACCCAGAAGTCTATCAAACTAGGAACAGAATGTTTCCTGTGCAACTTAGTGCTGGTTCAGGAATGGCTGCACATTGGAGTTTTCTACACTGCTAATACCTGTGCTATGTTTTCAAGTTTTCACAGTCAACCCCCTTAATTTCTACAGCAGAACCACTACTGCAGTGTAAAATATCAAGTGTTCAGGACAAACAAGAATGAGAGAGCATCATAGTTATAAACAAGACAGAAGTCAAGAATCAGATGTTTGCAGATGACTTATTACTGCAGTTGTATAGCCTAAGATAGatctattaaaaaaagatttaagatgTATCATAAATAAAGTGAAGAGCTAGAAttggggaggggaggacagATGAAGGTGTATGAAAGAACTATATACATCATTAAAATCATCATCTCCCTCCAAAGAAACTTGCTACTCAAGtaagacaaaacaaatacaactcCCCCCAAATTAGTTTTAGCACTTATTTCTACACCTCAAAGCTCATCAAGAATATAAGCAATTTTAAGAGCAATGACAAACATCAGTTTCTCTTCTTAGCTGTTCTCTCTCAAGCTGTTTATTTGTCAAGATATACATCACAAATATCCTTTACGTTTACAAACATCACTTAAGTTTAGAGAGACTTACATATACTGAAAAGTTCCTAGGAGCACTGGTGATATTTCCTGATGGTGAAAGTGTTTTTGGTATGTGTTCCATCGTAAAGGCAGTTGGGTAGATCTTCATGGAAAGTCTAACTACAAGATACCCCTCCGATCCCTTGAAAGCCCAGCAGTTTCCTGGATACACGTCCGGCTAGACAACAGATTTCAGGGCAAGGAGGCAGGAGGGTGGGGACAGAACACGACAATACAAGAACAACCACaagaattttgttatttttttgtaatgaatTCTGAATCATTAGGAACAGTCTTAAAAAGATAGATTATGTCCTGCCACTTGCTATTTGGTAGAAATTGAAGTCAAATTCACAACTTTGATTCTAATTACAAGTCCAATCCTGCCTCTGAAGGACAAACAACATGACACTTCATTGTGTTAGCTGGACTATGTAATTTCATGctacagaaaatggaagataTGGACTGTAAAGTTTTAGTTGCACTCTTCAGGAAGACAGCATACCCAGTTGAACCACCGCCAATGTCCCAAAAAGCCAGCctgagattattattatttttatttatttattttatttatttatttttacaggaaTCTTCCCAGTGCTTACGCTTCACTGAAGTCTGATACACCACTCAAGCCTGCTATAAGAACCTTAGTTTTGCCAAAGCAGGACTTAGGCAATGCCATCAAACTTCAAGAAGAATCCCACTCCCAGAAATCAAGTTCAAAATATCCCTGTCTCCCACTGCCCCCAGTGTATTACAGGCAAATATCCAGCATCCGAAAAACAACTCAGACCACTCAATGCAAGATAATGTTGCTGAATTTGTTTACTTGGCCTTTAATTACCTGAATCACCGCTCTGGGAGACTGAGAGAAGTACCATAAAGGAATTCCAAAGAGGCTAATTAATGCTGTTTTGGTCTCAAAGGTTTCAGAGCAGCGAGTACCCAGAATGCTGCCacctcaaaaaagaaaatcaagttagCAGAAATAATTCTTTATTCCTTCCTAAAGGCTTATTTTGTGAAGGCAGAGATTTGTATGTAGCTTAATgaatatatcatttttttcctacaaaaaatCTGAACTATTAGAGGTATTGTTGGTCTaataattttccagttttccaaTGCAGTGCTTCTATCAAATGCAATGTTAGtttaagaaaatgtgaaaggTTTTTAGTTTTAGAGGGCTGAAAGAGCATGTATTTTCCATAGTGAGTTCAATGATGTGTATGTCCCACACGTATGGATCCATGGTTCTCAACTACCCAGTTACACACGTTTAGAAGTTATTCTACCCCAGTCCATGCGTACACAGGGAGTCACCTGTTTTCGACTGTGATAAAGTAGGTGGCTGGTATATGACCCTGTAAAAAATATGCACAGACTGCAGTAGTCTGACCATTTGGTGATACACAAGGATGCTCTAACCTTTAGCCctcattttaagatttttagcAAACACTATTTTTACTACTCATGTTATTTATACTATTTCCTCTACTATTTACCTCCAGATTCTAAGGCAAAATCCACCATACCAGTCTTGTCTTGAGAGTAGAGTTTCAGTGCATTGTTTACAATAATCTGTGCTTGCTACAGATGGACACAGAatagaatggaaagaaatgttttaatatcAAGTGATAGAAAAATTGATATATATACCCACACATCTGTGAAGCTGCAAACCTAAGTTTGAGATGTACTTCATCACAAGTCTTTCAAAGGCCTCTGTCAACATAagagctatttttaaatgcttggcTATCTGGCTTAAAACAAGTTTATACTGTATCTTGActgatattttcttcagaatttgcATTCCTCCCCCACCTTCCCAAATCattaagctttttctttttgtactttggaagtttttcagtttttgagaTAGCAtactttgggggaaaaaaagcacattcaCAATGGCAACAAGAAGTGCTGTAAGAATTCACTCACACCATTTTCTGTAGTTCTCCCCATTTCAGTTTATCTTTCAGGCATCTCTTAAAATCACTACCACTTATACTGACAGTCATGTCCCACAAAATGCCTATAAAGGACAATTTATCTGAACTTATCACTTAGTTTCACTCACCGCTTCCGTGATTCCAGAGATCCCTGCATTGTTCACAACATTTGTTACTACTTCAGATGTTATTCTTTCATTTGTAACAGACATATGTTGAGTAATATTCTTGAGGATCTGCAATTCTAGATCCTGCAGCAGAGTCTGCAGATCACTTTTGGTCACAAAATTGGATGTAAGCCATTGGAGAAGTGATTCAGAGAAGTCCTCATGTTGATCACCAAAAAACATCATCTTGACAGATTCTTTAACCTGGGCATCTACCTAGTAGAAGCCATTATTAAGAGAACTGATTAGTTTTTATAAACCATTAAGTAATACCATCTGCATATAATAGGCACGTGAAAAATCAATATATATTTCCAGTAGTACCGATAGGTCTAGATTTCACACATCTTTTAACTAAACTGACTTACAGTAGAATAACAGATGAGGTAGGTATGcagaagacacagaaaaaatggATGTTTAAGCGGTTTGGTGACCAATGCACAGCTAACTAAGCCCTACAATCTAGCAGTTTACATTAGGGGGTCTGTTTCAGAATACAAAGAAATTGACTGCAACGTTCAAAGAAGGGACCATAGCAACTCTAAGGGGAGCAGTGTACCTGTTAGTCTAGCTATGTATGTAAATCAAAGTATGCCATAAGCAAGTGACTTAGTGATGTGCTTAACTAGGCCTATCTTGTGATGACACCCAAATATGGTATTTTAGTCAAAGCGGATAATCCCGAATCTAGACCTATATTTTATTGTCTACATTCAAACTGAACCTTACAGAAGGcatcaaaaaaattaaagcatgactttattttttaaataagtctCAGATCACAAACCTAACTCGCTTTTACACGACCTCCTTTCCATATTTGCATGAGTTAGCAAGAtacaccagctgcagcaccagctgtAACAGCAAAGTACAATACACACAACTGCTATTGCATCAtctcaaatgcaaataaaattgccATTGTGGAAAATAAACCACAAACTCATCTGGTAAGATGCCACctaataatggaaaaaaatttcCAAGTACCACAACCTAAAACACtactgttctttaaaatgaatactATCCCCATGTTACTTTTGCAGTGCCTTTCAAATAAGTTTATGAACGAAATCTAGTATTACTAAGTTTTACTAGAATGGTGACAGAACTTACTTTTTCATGAATGACATCTATTTTCTCACAACTCGTCTTCACACTTTCCCCAGTTAACAGCTCCGATTTCACCTGAGACAACTCTAGTTCTAGCTTTTTAACTCTGGATAAAAGTTGATTATGTTCATCCTCTCTGATAAAAAGGAGGAGTCAATAATTAAGAAAGAGCAGTTTCAATCATTCCATCAAATTCCAAAGGCATGAGAATGTACTCATCTATCACAAAGTGCTTTCCTAGTTCATTTATTCAGAAATGGACATTGTGAGCTTACAGCTCTTTGAAGGTGCTAAGGCATACTTAGAATGAATAtattcaaagcaaaacatttcaaagttgTGAACAAATCCAGAAGTGATGACTTTCAGAACATCATCATGTTGACAAGTTAGTAACCCAGACAGATTTCTGGTAGCTTAAGGCTGGACAGACCAGTTGAGCTTTATTTGCCTGAGTTTGCCACTGATTAGAGTGAATTTCAGGTTACCTTAGTTAACACTTGCCTGCCTACAAAGTTATTCTGGTTTTGGTTGCGTCCATAAGTACCAGGTTACATGGCCACTACAGATCAGCGTTCAGTACACAATGTTGGAAAAACAGTATTAGTCAGCATTTAGAAGCTATTTACatctaatttaaattaaaattcaccaactgtttttctcctcccaaTGGGGAAACTACTTAATGAAgttctgcaggtttttttcctcGTATTACACACAGTACATCAGTAGTGAGTACAGAtgacaaaccaaaaacacaaatgaaggTTAGAATTCATAAGATTCAAAAAATTTAAGTATAAGATATATCAAAATCATCTACTGTATTCTTCACTAAGCAATTTGAGGAAAAATTCTCATGCTCTCATAAATACATAAGAAGTCTGTTATTCTACTCTGCTACATAAGCAGATTTCTCTAGTAAAACACGTAGCTGTAGACAACTCATGTCAGAAGTGGGCCATGTGCCGGTGTTCAGCATTACAAACTCAAGTTTGTGTTTGCTGACAGACTCTTACAGTCAGTTAACtgacacaaagaaaacattaactGTATTTCAGAGAATGTCTATTACCATCAGTTAGCTTTagtactggaaaaaatatttaagaattgCTCATACCTTACTGTTTTTGCTTTGGCTATGTCAAGctctttctgaattttcttaaaaaaaacacaaaaagcattaGGTTTAACATACAGAAAGAATAAACACATCAAATGAAAAAGCGACACTTTCTAGCACCACCTATACAGGATTATGTTCCTACATTATTTGTATTTGTGCCTCTGTATCATAAGATTTTATTCCAAATAGCATCTACCTCCCTGGCAGAGTAATTTTTAACCTTTGAACTGAAAATACCTTCAAGaatggagaaggaagagaaagaacacaAGTTTTGAGATTTAAACAAGTGCTAAGAGCTAAAATGAAGCAAACTGGATTTTGGGATAGCCAACACACAACTTAAAACTTTTATCCTATTTTACCAGTTACCACTATAGCTACTTATCAGAGCTAACTTTCAATACCTCAGATTCAGCAGACAGTTTTTTAAGAAGATCTTCCAGCATCACGATGCGCAGCTCATGTTCTTGATGTAAAGCCAGGAAGTCAGTCTtaaaaacagggaaggaaagggcGTGGACTTTCTGAGTACAAACAGCATAACTGacattttataaaaagcataaagtttctttcattctgtgatCAAAGCTTTTCAAGAGTGCTTAAGTGACTTATCCTGCAGGTAGCATAATGAATTAAAAAGTCTATAATAGAAAATTTAAGATCTGATTCCACAGCAGTAGGAGTTACACACAGGGAAGTTTACCATAAAATCCCTTCGTCATCACTAGTCTTTCCTAGTGTCTTCTTTCTGTATGAAAAGAGGTAAATCCAGCTGTTTCTCAACGATGTAAGATTCTACTTTAGACCATCTATCCAGAATTAATTCATTGTCAGCAATAACAGAAGAACACCACTGAGCACTTCCTGACATTCACTGCCTAACAGTTAATTCATACCAAAAAGAGAATCGTAAAGACAGATCACTAATAAACCACATTAATAAAACAGTACTTTTATCAGTCTCAGAGAGTGTCAGTAACTGACTTATCTTTACCTTTTCCTCCAGTTTTATCTCTTTAAGATGTTGATCCATCACATTTTTTATTAGCGTCAATATTTCACTTCTGTCACCcatctgggcaacctgatcttgAAGATTATGGAGTAGAAGCATCACTTTGCTGTATTCTTCATCGTGATGATGGCATCTATCAGACACGAGGGccatttgcttttccagctcaCTTATACGACCGGAATCAAAGATATTTATGGTACCCTAAggtgtaaagattttttttttttaatatatagaagttattttcattaatcTTGGGTGTCAAGCAGTTATTGCAAAATACTGAGGACAGGGGAGGTAAGAGGTCTTAAGAGACTAAAGTACTTGCCTAGACTGTTCTCCCTTACCTTTGGAGGCTGTACAGTATGGGAAGAACCAGGCTGGGGCTCAGGAACATAAATCGAGTCATCTATTCTCTGTACTTTATCAATTCTTGTCCAGTTCAACACAGGCAATAATGAAACAAAGCCATCAAACCCCCAGAACCATATACCTTTAGTGagcagaaacaagcaaaaagggTGTTCAATCTACGGATTGTCTTCTTATTTAAGGACAGAAGCTACCTTACATTTTAACACACTAGACACTACTCCAGCCTGAATAGGAGTTAGCTACATGAGccaactttaaaaaacattaagtCAAGCACTCAAGAGCATTAGGGAACATCCATCAATACCACTTACACAGCTATGAGGCAGGTGACTTCTGCTTGTATATCCTGATATATCCTTAATTTTGTATTACTACTTCCCCAAGACATAGATCCCATTTACTGAGTAGGACAGGCCATACTCACTGAAGGCAGGtataaatattgctttttatCTTATGGCAAAGATATTTTCCCTTACACCCTGTTTACTTCATACCGCATTGCATAATATCTAACAGAAGTTGGAAGAAACTTATGCTTCCATGGAAACAGCATTTGACAAAGATTACATTTATTTCTACAGTATCTTCGTGAGAAGAAATAGTATTTCCTACACAGGgtatcttcttcctttcttattcTCCCTAAAACTCCCCATTGTAAGTCTCTAAGAAATTTTATCTTCTCCCTAAAGTGGATATAAGCTCTTTAGGGCATGCAAAGACGagaaattgcttttcaaaaacatctcaacaccttttatttcaaagtagAAAACTGGCTTGGAACATTACCAGGTAACCTGTCTATAGTAGCAGTATTTCAAGCAGTTAAGGTATGgtctaaagaaaaagaatgatttaGTGTGCACCGTTCAAAGAACTTAAACACAGTTTTATGGAGATTTACAGCAATCAAAAGCAATCAGTACATAGCCTACTCTTTATGAGCTCAATGCTGTCCCTATAAAGGGAAGTAAGGAAGAAAGTCTTCAGTGCATTTATACATACTTTGTCTGAAGAGCTCTATAAAATTAAACCAAAGTTATTCCTTTCATAGGAAAAGTGCCCAAGGACTCATCAGGTACTTTGAAAGCATTCACAAACACTTCACAAACTGAAACTTggtctttttccttctgcatcgTCTCCTTAAGCCTAAAGTTCAGCTAAAAGTACTATTTTGGTACAGCAGTAGGAAGTAATCGGTATGATAACTAAACAATTCACGTACCTAATAGAAACAGCAGTGGTATGACAAACAGTAATAGTTTGAAAATCTTTGGAAGGCATctagagaaggagaggaaagaaacaatGCATTTATTATGTAATATCTGGTTAAAAATTTGCTCACAATAAGTTATTTGGAAAGAATACATACCTTCTAAGAAGAAACACCTTGAGCAAAGACAGCAAAGTAACAAGTTGATACCAGCCAGTTCTAAGCAACCTGAACATGCCAGAAGCTGCCCTCCCTAGAAGACAAAAGCAGTGACATGAAATAGTTATAGCAGCACGTGTCCAAGGAAACCAAGCAGAGGGACGTGCAACTGTGGCCAAGAGTActttgcagagcagagaaaggcaCGAGCACAGGCAACGCACACAGATTAACATCTACGTTTACATCACAAGTATGACAGCATTATGACATCAGGTACTCAAAAACAATAGCCATGCAAAAAGAAGAAACGCGCTCTTGTTGTAACAATGCTATCTTGCTGGAAATTAAACAGTAAAGTTTGAGTCCAAGTTATCACACACTGAGGACCTCAGTATGTTTCAAGAAACGCACAGATAAGCAGAATGAGTTTTTGCTAAGAGGAATACCATGATAGGAAGTGActaccaaaccaaaacacatcCCATTTTTCTTGACACCCCTTATCTGGGTTATTCACACACACAGTCCCTCAAACAGTCTGGTTAGTCTCCCATTATGCCTGCAAACAGAAGCATACTCTCTCATTAAGCATGTTTTGGTCAATAAAGCACAGTAGCATGTGCATTTCAAGATATAAAAGCTACAGCGTAAGCACAGCAGAATTAGTGTAAGCCACCTACTGCAGATTCTTACTTTGCCAAGGAGAAACAGGCAACATacagacatacacacacaaattagGATAGTAACCTGGAGAAAGAATGGCCAGCCAAAGTAGAGACAACACCTTCTGAGACGCAAGCCACCCAGTTGCTCCCACTGTTCGCAACACGTGAAGTATAAAGTAACCTAGATCATAACAAATTAACTATATGGTAATAAGCTTAAGGTTCTCCTGCAGTACATGCACTAGAATAAACTCAATTACCCTGATCATTACTTGTTCTGCATAATTTTAAACCATACCTTCCAGTAATCTACAGACTtatcttttcagtatttaaaagacAAGTAAATCACTCATAAATATGAATCCAAGAAAATCAGGACAGTTTAGAAACAGAATTCTCAGGCATAGCAATAGACAATGATCAACAACCTCTATGTAGTTAGAATACCACTTCTTCACAATGGACAAAGTTTACATTTTGTATCATGGCATTATCAGATAAACATGCCAAATATAATGGATAATACCAAAAAAGTAATActgtaaaatatgttttaagcACACCATTTTAAAGGTGTCGCATTTGTTCTGAATTACACATCGGCTTTGTTATCTGGGTTCATAtgtaaaaaaaggaaacaaaatttaaaaacctAGTGAAAGAGTTAATGTCATCTCAGATATActgataaacagaaaaaaaatccctaaggAAAGTTACAAGCaattagttttcatttaattgaaTGCTCCCAGGGATCTTCAGAATGTCAATTTCAAGTCTcttaaaacaaaagccaaaagcaGCAGGCTACAACAAAATGTTGTAACTTCAATCCCACACTGAAGCCAACAGCTACTGTATCTACGACTAGGACTGTTCATTCTACAGAACAAACTACATAAGAGACATTTAGAAAGTAATCCTGCATTTTTAGATTAGCAGATATGT
This is a stretch of genomic DNA from Anser cygnoides isolate HZ-2024a breed goose chromosome 15, Taihu_goose_T2T_genome, whole genome shotgun sequence. It encodes these proteins:
- the SUN1 gene encoding SUN domain-containing protein 1 isoform X9; the encoded protein is MDFSRLHMYTPPQCVPENTGYTYALSSSYSSDALDFEIEHKIDPVFDSPRMSRRSLRLAAAGFNKTDDARSDTLRDSSYSGNVTFREQSKVVRQRKSTNKQSGSVRETPRKTLFSSPIYSQSSFNSHTTDASMVSMVLDESSIREQTEVDHFWGLDDDGEPKGSDTMLTQGNGDIATAETQTTMINGYTCSDCSMLSERKEALTAKSASYVPSSRIYSRDRSQRHASTHSDYCGSMNVKEFYRKDSHLDVNEESIWRAASGMFRLLRTGWYQLVTLLSLLKVFLLRRCLPKIFKLLLFVIPLLFLLGIWFWGFDGFVSLLPVLNWTRIDKVQRIDDSIYVPEPQPGSSHTVQPPKGTINIFDSGRISELEKQMALVSDRCHHHDEEYSKVMLLLHNLQDQVAQMGDRSEILTLIKNVMDQHLKEIKLEEKTDFLALHQEHELRIVMLEDLLKKLSAESEKIQKELDIAKAKTVREDEHNQLLSRVKKLELELSQVKSELLTGESVKTSCEKIDVIHEKVDAQVKESVKMMFFGDQHEDFSESLLQWLTSNFVTKSDLQTLLQDLELQILKNITQHMSVTNERITSEVVTNVVNNAGISGITEAQAQIIVNNALKLYSQDKTGMVDFALESGGGSILGTRCSETFETKTALISLFGIPLWYFSQSPRAVIQPDVYPGNCWAFKGSEGYLVVRLSMKIYPTAFTMEHIPKTLSPSGNITSAPRNFSVYGLDDEYQEEGVLLGQYVYDQEGEPLQMFPVMEKSNNVFQIVELRILSNWGHAEYTCLYRFRVHGKPAE
- the SUN1 gene encoding SUN domain-containing protein 1 isoform X8, which produces MDFSRLHMYTPPQCVPENTGYTYALSSSYSSDALDFEIEHKIDPVFDSPRMSRRSLRLAAAGFNKTDDARSDTLRDSSYSGNVTFREQSKVVRQRKSTNKQSGSVRETPRKTLFSSPIYSQSSFNSHTTDASMVSMVLDESSIREQTEVDHFWGLDDDGEPKGSDTMLTQGNGDIATAETQTTMINGYTCSDCSMLSERKEALTAKSASYVPSSRIYSRDRSQRHASRGTYFFMSKILRLVKHTATSFASLLVQLFQMVLLKLSYEFKGRAASGMFRLLRTGWYQLVTLLSLLKVFLLRRCLPKIFKLLLFVIPLLFLLGIWFWGFDGFVSLLPVLNWTRIDKVQRIDDSIYVPEPQPGSSHTVQPPKGTINIFDSGRISELEKQMALVSDRCHHHDEEYSKVMLLLHNLQDQVAQMGDRSEILTLIKNVMDQHLKEIKLEEKTDFLALHQEHELRIVMLEDLLKKLSAESEKIQKELDIAKAKTVREDEHNQLLSRVKKLELELSQVKSELLTGESVKTSCEKIDVIHEKVDAQVKESVKMMFFGDQHEDFSESLLQWLTSNFVTKSDLQTLLQDLELQILKNITQHMSVTNERITSEVVTNVVNNAGISGITEAQAQIIVNNALKLYSQDKTGMVDFALESGGGSILGTRCSETFETKTALISLFGIPLWYFSQSPRAVIQPDVYPGNCWAFKGSEGYLVVRLSMKIYPTAFTMEHIPKTLSPSGNITSAPRNFSVYGLDDEYQEEGVLLGQYVYDQEGEPLQMFPVMEKSNNVFQIVELRILSNWGHAEYTCLYRFRVHGKPAE